The Castor canadensis chromosome 8, mCasCan1.hap1v2, whole genome shotgun sequence genome contains a region encoding:
- the LOC141425453 gene encoding butyrophilin subfamily 1 member A1-like isoform X2, with the protein MVTQSKDQLPAKYGGHEAHSEGRESLVKINNRDTADGNICLWCLVISFIIYLFKKECYQSTIAGAENLHFTLNGETRRAPGAASGRRPYSLGRRRPEKWKVYETEVELQRRIEELQETNEKLQEEIDRRKTQYKLDWKKAKIYADWRKEEFQTVNVTLDADTAHPVLLLCEKGRQVTWQESCQALPSSTQRFDSFPCVLGQPHISSGRCFWEVEVGDKGSWDVGICRDNVTRKGRVTMSPQYGFWTIRCYGEEFWAITSPETQLILREYPHRVGIFLDYEAGDVSFYNMIDGSHIFTFPQTTFQGVLRPLFRLWSSDSGPLTIV; encoded by the exons cacactcagaaggtagag AATCCCTTGTCAAAATAAACAACAGAGACACTGCTGATGGAAATATCTGCCTCTGGTGCTTAGTGATATCCTTTATTATTTACTTGTTCAAAAAGGAATGTTACCAAAGTACTATAG ccggtgcagagaatctccacttcacgttaaacggagaaacgaggagggcccccggggctgccagtggccggcgcccatacagcttgggaagacgcagaccag aaaaatggaaggTTTATGAGACAGAAGTAG aacttCAGAGAAGAATTG aagaacttCAGGAAACAAATG AGAAACTTCAGGAAGAAATTG ATAGGAGAAAGACTCAATACAAGTTAG ACTGGAAGAAAGCAAAAATCTATGCTG ACTGGAGAAAAGAAGAATTCCAAACTG tgaatGTGACATTGGATGCAGACACCGCCCATCCTGTCCTACTTCTTTGTGAAAAGGGGAGACAAGTAACCTGGCAAGAAAGCTGTCAAGCTTTACCCAGCTCCACACAGAGATTTGACTCCTTTCCTTGTGTGCTGGGTCAGCCACACATCAGCTCAGGGAGATGCTTCTGGGAGGTGGAGGTTGGGGACAAAGGTTCTTGGGATGTAGGAATTTGCAGGGATAATGTGACAAGGAAGGGAAGGGTTACAATGTCACCACAGTATGGTTTCTGGACTATCCGGTGCTATGGGGAAGAATTCTGGGCCATTACTTCCCCAGAAACTCAACTTATTCTAAGAGAGTACCCCCATAGGGTAGGGATATTCTTGGATTATGAGGCTGGAGATGTGTCATTCTATAACATGATAGATGGATCCCACATTTTCACCTTTCCCCAGACCACATTCCAAGGTGTTCTAAGACCTCTTTTTAGGCTTTGGTCCTCTGACTCAGGCCCCTTGACCATTGTCTAG
- the LOC141425453 gene encoding butyrophilin subfamily 1 member A1-like isoform X1 has protein sequence MVTQSKDQLPAKYGGHEAAHSEGRESLVKINNRDTADGNICLWCLVISFIIYLFKKECYQSTIAGAENLHFTLNGETRRAPGAASGRRPYSLGRRRPEKWKVYETEVELQRRIEELQETNEKLQEEIDRRKTQYKLDWKKAKIYADWRKEEFQTVNVTLDADTAHPVLLLCEKGRQVTWQESCQALPSSTQRFDSFPCVLGQPHISSGRCFWEVEVGDKGSWDVGICRDNVTRKGRVTMSPQYGFWTIRCYGEEFWAITSPETQLILREYPHRVGIFLDYEAGDVSFYNMIDGSHIFTFPQTTFQGVLRPLFRLWSSDSGPLTIV, from the exons cagcacactcagaaggtagag AATCCCTTGTCAAAATAAACAACAGAGACACTGCTGATGGAAATATCTGCCTCTGGTGCTTAGTGATATCCTTTATTATTTACTTGTTCAAAAAGGAATGTTACCAAAGTACTATAG ccggtgcagagaatctccacttcacgttaaacggagaaacgaggagggcccccggggctgccagtggccggcgcccatacagcttgggaagacgcagaccag aaaaatggaaggTTTATGAGACAGAAGTAG aacttCAGAGAAGAATTG aagaacttCAGGAAACAAATG AGAAACTTCAGGAAGAAATTG ATAGGAGAAAGACTCAATACAAGTTAG ACTGGAAGAAAGCAAAAATCTATGCTG ACTGGAGAAAAGAAGAATTCCAAACTG tgaatGTGACATTGGATGCAGACACCGCCCATCCTGTCCTACTTCTTTGTGAAAAGGGGAGACAAGTAACCTGGCAAGAAAGCTGTCAAGCTTTACCCAGCTCCACACAGAGATTTGACTCCTTTCCTTGTGTGCTGGGTCAGCCACACATCAGCTCAGGGAGATGCTTCTGGGAGGTGGAGGTTGGGGACAAAGGTTCTTGGGATGTAGGAATTTGCAGGGATAATGTGACAAGGAAGGGAAGGGTTACAATGTCACCACAGTATGGTTTCTGGACTATCCGGTGCTATGGGGAAGAATTCTGGGCCATTACTTCCCCAGAAACTCAACTTATTCTAAGAGAGTACCCCCATAGGGTAGGGATATTCTTGGATTATGAGGCTGGAGATGTGTCATTCTATAACATGATAGATGGATCCCACATTTTCACCTTTCCCCAGACCACATTCCAAGGTGTTCTAAGACCTCTTTTTAGGCTTTGGTCCTCTGACTCAGGCCCCTTGACCATTGTCTAG